From the Armatimonadota bacterium genome, the window GTTATTGGGGTCGTTGTAAGTCTTGCGACACCCTCTGCAGTCCACGAATGCTGGTGCCAAGTGCAAACCGTCCTGCTGGTACATCGCTATCTGCCTATCTACGCCTTCTCCGCACCCACACCCCTCACTCGCTCCCCCCGCCGCGACGGGCACGAAGCTGTTTGCGGTGATGGGCAACATCATCAGGTTCGCCAGCGCCAGTATGAGGGCGGTGCTCAAGAGGTAAATCCGTCGTCGCATGGCTGTTCTCTCCTCCGTCAGGTGTGTAGGCGATCTCGCCCGCTAGAGTGCTTCCAATAAAGAAATCGTTCGATGGGGAAGATTCGTCACAGGTTACGCCCAGTTTTTTCCGCGCCTGTTCGATGCCTCTTTGAAAGCGCATCTTTGCCGCGCTCACCCCCAAGCCCGTCGCCTGGGCAATCTCGTACCATGAACATTGTTCGTAAATGCGAAGATACACCACTTCTCGGCAGTTTCCGGGTAAAGCATCCCAGATCTCATCAGCCAAGAGGAGTGTAAAAGATCGTTGTTCAGAGTCGAAAACGGACAGCTGTTTTATCCATTCGGCGATAGCGTGTTGCTCGCACCGCTGGTGACGATAGTGGTCGGCGACGCGCTTCCGCACCACCGCTTCAAACAGAGCGGGGGGCAGATGGAGTGACAAATCGTCTGCTATCTCGTCAAGGTATTGACGACGTAGCCAACACAAGCAGGTGGCGAGCGATTCACTCGCGATATCGGTCGCCTCCTCGGTGGTCATACCAGGCAGCCCTCGCAGGCGAGCGGCACACCGGCGCAGGAGTTGGAGCAAGGTATCGGACATGGGTGCACCTCCGTTTCCACACAAATAGCGCACACCCTGTAAGAACCCCCAGCACACTCACCTTACATCAAATCCAGAAGGAAGACGGTTTTCATGCGATTAAAGTTTCTATAAGATGCTCGAAGTCACTAATCTCTACAAATCCTTTCGGAGCGTGCGGGCGGTCAACGGGCTGAGCCTGCATGTGCAACCGGGCGAGATAGTGGGCTTACTCGGTCCCAACGGTGCAGGCAAAACCACTACCCTGCGTTGCATTTGCGGTATCCTGCGTCCCGACGCAGGGCAAATTGTCGTCGGTGGATACGTTCTCGCCAAACAGGAGCAGCAGGCAAAACGGCTGATGGCATTTATCCCTGAAGTGCCTAACCCCTACGAACTGCTCACCGTGCGCGAACATATCCAGTTCGTCGCCATGTGCTACGACACGATGGATACCTTCCGAGAGCGCATTGGGGAACTGCTGCACCGCTTTGACCTGAAGGAGAAAGAGCATGATCTGGTAGCCACCCTCTCCAAAGGCATGAGGCAGAAGCTGGCAGTGGCATGCGCCTTTGTACACAACGCGAAGGTATTCCTGTGTGACGAGCCGCTCATCGGCATCGACCCTAAGGGGCAACATGAATTGAAGAGCGAGTTGCAGCGGCTACGCGATGAAGGATGTGCCATTCTGGTCAGTACGCACCAGCTGGACACCGCGGAGCGGTTGTGCGACAGGGTGATTATTATGCAAGCGGGGCGCAAGCTGGCGGAGGGCACACTGGCAGAACTGCAGGCGCAGGCGCAGATGGCGGACAGCACGCTGGAGCAGGTGTTCCTGCGTTTAACCGAGGAGGCGGAGGATGTGGGCGCTGTGGTTTCTGACGTGGCGACTTCTGGTCAATAGCGTGCGCCGTACGCTGCGCCAGCCGGTGCGGGCAGTGTTTTTCGCACTGATGGTCGCTTTCTTTGGCTTCTCCTTTGCGGTGAGCGTTGTGCAGAACCTGTCCGATGCCAGATCGGCTTACCCTCCACCTCCCTCTTCTGTCATGCCCGGCGACCAGCTGGTTGCGCTGGTGATGCTGGTGCATTTGTTCATGCTCGGGTCTGCCCTGTCGCCAGCAGCGGGGTCCTCCATGATGCCTGTCTTCACTCCAGCTGATGTGCATTTTGTGTTCCCCTCGCCGCTCCGGCGACTACATGTGTTTTTCTTCCTGCTGCTGTCTCGCGGCATGTTCTCCAGTATCTTTGCACTGCTCGTTCTGGTGGTGGTAGCGCTTGGGGCAGGTAACGAACTGATTGCGCGGCTGCTTACGGAACGACATCGGACGCAAGCAGGGGCTGCCTGGGCATATCCGGCGATGTACCTGCTGGCGTTTATCGGGCTGCTGGCTACGGGCGTACTCCTCCTGTTGAAAGAGGAGCGGCAAGAAGGTTTTCGCGCCCGTCTCCGCATTCTCTTCTGGGGGACGTTCGGATTGCTCGGCGTGGTGCTTATAGGGTTCGCCGTGAAGGCATATCTGGATGGCGAAAATGCACTGCATGCTGTCGTGTGGCATGTGCTGTATAACCCCTGGATTGCCACGCCACTGATACCCCTGCGCTCTCTGGCGGAGGCTGCGCTAGCCTTCTATCAGGGGTGGACTACCTACATCACCATCGGTTTTGTGTTTTGGGGTGGTGTTGCTGCGTGTGCTTTCGTATTGCTAGCAAGACAGGAGATATGGTTGTATGAGGTCGGCACGAAGCTGGCTTCCATAGCGACGACCTATCGGACGCAACGGCAAAACCCGTTGATACGGGCACAGGACTTTGCCGTCCGACGTGCCAGCAGGCGGGTGAGAAAAAAGGCATGGAGCCTGTTCGAACGCTGGACACCGAAGGGCGTGTGGGCTTTGTGGTGGTGCAACGGTGTTCTACTGCTGCGCATGGGAGGCTATTTGTTGACCTCGGTACTGCTGATGCTGCTGGGCATCATCTCGATGACTCTTGTCAGTGTCATGTCTGATCGCGATACTTCGGTAGATCCGGCGATGATCATGATGTTGCAGCATTCAGGAACCCTGTTCGTGCTCACTTTCTCCCAAACGTGGATCAGCAACGCACTGAAGCGAGCTGAACTGACCAAGTCGCTGCCCTTTCCCGCGCGACAGGTGGTGCTGGCGGAAGTTCTACCTACTACGCTTCTGCTGATCCTTTTCCTGACGGTATACTGGGGGGTGTGTTGTTTCCTGTTGCCCGGGCAGTTTGGTCTGCTGACCTATAACTATGCTGTGGGAGTTTCTCTCGCAGTACCTTTGAATTTGTGTGTGATGCTGGTATCGCTCGCCAATCCTGACCCCAGCGACTACACGCAACGGATGCTACAGAGCCTTTTGCTCTTCCCTGTGCTGTTGATTGCGGTATTGCCCACTATCGTGGTAGTGGTGGTCGCTTTAATCCTGGGTTTACCGCTCTGGTTGAATGCCCTGCTGGTGGCGGCGGTGAATCTGGGGATGACGTGGGTGCTTATGTCCGCTGCTGGCGAGATCTACGCGCTGATGAACCCGGCGGAGTAGAGGTGCCCGGCAGGGATCGCGCGTGTTCGTGGCGAAGTTATCTTTAAAACAGCAAGGAGGGAGGCGAACACGATGGAGTACGTTCGTCTGGGACGTTCCGGTCTGCGTGTTAGCCGCTTGTGTCTCGGCACGATGAACTTCGGTCCCCTCACCAGCGAAGAAGACAGCCATGCGATTATGGATCGCGCTCTGGAGCTGGGTATCAACTTCTTTGACACCGCCAACGTGTACGGCTGGAAGCTGGGCGAGGGAATCACCGAGCAGATTATCGGGCGATGGTTCGCTAAGGGCGGCGGACGACGTGAGAAAGTGGTCATCGCCACCAAGGTGTACAACCCGATGGGCAACTGGCCCAACGAGTCACGCCTGTCTATCTTGCACATCAAGCGCGCTTGCGAGGACAGCCTGCGTCGCCTGCAGACAGATTACATCGACCTCTACCAGATGCACCACGTCGACCGTGACTGCCCCTGGGAAGAGGTGTGGCAGGCGATGGAGCAGCTGTATCGCGAGGGCAAAATACTGTATGTAGGCAGCAGCAACTTCGCGGGGTGGCATATCACGCAGGCACAGGAGATTGCCAAACAGCGCCACTTCATGGGGCTGGTGTCCGAACAGAGCCTATATAACCTCACTGCCCGCATGATCGAGCTGGAGGTCATCCCTGCCTGCCAGGCGTACGGTATCGGCATCATCCCGTGGAGCCCGCTGGCTGGCGGACTGCTGGGAGGCGTGTTGCAGGGTGTCAAAGAGGGACGACGCGCCTCGGAGGGCATCCAGAAACGCATCGAGCAGATGCGCGACAAGCTGGAGGCATGGGAGAATCTGTGCAAGGAGCTGGGCGAGTCGCCTGCTAACGTCGCCCTGGCGTGGTTGTTGCACCAGCCTGCGGTCACCGCGCCCATCATCGGTCCCCGCACGGTGCAGCAGCTGGACGAGACCATGCGTTGCCTGGAGATTAAGCTGAGCGAAGAGGTGCTGAAGAAGCTGGATGAAATCTTCCCCGGTCCGGGCGGTCCCGCGCCGGAAGCGTATGCCTGGTAATCCTGTCTGCCCGCAGGCGATTGCCTGCGGGAGGATTTACTCCTCAAGATCCGCCTTGCTCATCTATTCTGTTGACAATCGCCTGTCTAAACCTGTACAATTTGCACACGGAGGAGGAGCGCGGATGCTGGGCTCTTTGGGGAAAACGCTGATTCTGTTTGGCGCGATGTTGATCCTGTTCGGTGCGCTGATATGGGCACTAGAGCGGTTCGCCGGCGCACGGGCGGGTGGTGGCTTGCTACCTGGCGACTTCGTCTGGCGCAAGGGCCATTTTACCGTAGGCATCTTTCTGGGAACCAGCATCGCGCTTAGCATCCTGCTAACAGTGATTCTCTGGGTGATTGGATGGTTGAGCAGACGGTAGAAGAGGCAGCACGATTGCTGGAAGAGTACCACTACGACCTGCCGGAGGAGCACATCGCACAGCAGCCCGCAGAGCCTCGAGATGGCTCGCGCCTGCTGGTACTGCACCGCCAAACCGGACAGCGCGAGCATCGTATCTTCCGTGACATCGTACAGTACCTGCACGCGGGCGACACGCTGGTACTGAACAATACGCGCGTGAGCGCTCGTCGCCTGCGTGGCGTCAAAACCACCGGCGCTCGAGTGGAAGTACTGTTGTTGCGCGAGGTGGAACCAGGCATATGGGAAGCGCTGGTGCGTCCGGGCAGGCGATTGCTGGTGGGCAGTCAGGTGATTCTGGAAGGACGATTGCAAGCGGAGGTGACCGCCTGCTTGCCGCAGGGGGTGCGCCTGTTGCGTTTTGAGGACGCCACAGCGGTACATTGCCAGCCGCTGGGCGAGATACCCTTGCCACCATACATCCGGCGTAAGCTGGAGAACGAGGAGCGTTATCAAACGGTGTACGCGGCGGTCAACGGCTCCGCAGCCGCTCCAACCGCCGGGTTGCATTTCACCCCGGAGCTGCTCCAGCGCATTCGTGAGATAGGCGTGCGTATCGTGTACATCACCTTGCATGTCGGCATCGCCACCTTCCGTCATCCCGAACCGGAGCAGCTGGCACAGGAGCGCCTGCACCCGGAGTGGTACACCATCTCCGAAGAAGCTGCTGAAGCCATCAACAACACGCCCGGACGTATTGTGGCGGTGGGCACCACTTGTGTGCGTGCACTGGAGAGCGCAGCGACAGGCAAACGACAGGTACAGGCATGCTCTGGCAGTACCGAGCTATTCATTATGCCGGGTTTCCGGTTCCAGATTGTGGAAGCGTTAGTAACCAACTTCCATCTGCCTGCCTCCACACCACTTCTGCTCACCTGCGCCTTTGCGGGCAAGGAAAGGGTTTTCGAAGCCTATCGCGAGGCGATTGCGATGGGCTATCGCTTCCTGAGCTTTGGAGACGCCATGCTGATACTCTAGGGGGATTGCACTGTGAGAACGCTGGAGGACTGGTTCAAATATCTGGAACAGCAGTACGTGGACGAAAAGGCGCAAAAGGAACCCAAGCCTTCGCCAGAACAAACATCTCAGAAGCAGCAGCCGGCGCGACCGGAGCCGGTGACCGGTAGGGGAACGATGGCTCCCGTTCGGGAGCCGAAGCATGGGGAAGTACCCAAAGCACGTCCTGCATCTATACCGCCCACTCTGGAGCACGTGCAGGTCACGGAGGTGTCCGTACCCGATCCGGCGGACTACATATTCACCCTTCGTCGCCCCGCGGGCGAGCCTGTCGTCGTTGAAGAGGCAGCCAAGCCAGAAACGAGCGAGCATGCAGAGCCGACGCCGGAGAAAGAACAGCCTGTTGTCCAGGCTACCGCGCCAACGGCGCAGGAACAGAAAGAGCCTCCTGCTCAAGAACCTGCAGAAGAGGTTACCGAGTCATCCGCCCAAAAGGCTCAACCCGAAACTGTTGCCCAGCGAACGGAACACGCACAGCGTGCAAAGCCCGTGAGGCGCGCTCCATACACCCGCAGCGTGCGCCCGATTCCGCCGCCTCAAACGATCGAGGAGCTCTGGAAGCGCGTGCCGAAACACGTGCGCCTGCTGGTGGAACTCGGCGATGACGAGGTAACGCAGAAGTACTACGACCGACAGTTCAAAGAAAGCCGACAGGAGCTGGTGGAGCGCCTGCTGAACCCCTCGCTGACGCTGGAGGATACCGCCCGCTTGCTGGGAGTGTGTCCAACGACGGTGCGCCGCTACACCGAGCGCGGGTTGCTGAACCACTACCGCACGCCCGGCAACCAGAGACGGTTCCGCCTGTCCGACGTCATCGCCTTCTTAGAAGCGAGGCAGCAAGCACAAGAAGCCCGGAGGCGAAAGCGGTAGAGCGCGGTGCATATCGCCATCTTCTCCGAATCGTATCCGCCTGTCACCAACGGGGTGGCGGTATCCGTCAGCACCCTGCGCCGTGAGCTGCTGCGAAGGGGGCACCGCGTGACAGTGATCACCGCGCGCCATCCGCAAGCGCCCGCGCAGGAGGAGGATGTGATTCGGCTGCCTTCGTTTACCTGGTTGTTTGCGCCTGATTATCCTCTGCCTCAGCCCCGCCCTCTACCCGGGTTGCATCGCTTCTTCCGCGAGAACCGCGTGGACGTGATTCACGTACAAATCCCGTTCCTGTTGGGGGTTATCGGCTTGCGCATGGGCAGGCGGTATGGGATACCCGTGGTGGCGCACTATCACACGCTGTACGACCGCTATCTGCACTACGCACCGGTAGCGCCTCAAGGAGCGTTGCGTGCACTGCTATGGTGGCATCTACGGCGGTTCTACCGGCGTGTGCAGGCGGTGATTGTACCTTCGCGCTTCGCCGGTCAGTATCTGCAACGCTTTGGGGTACAATCTCGTGCTGTAGAGGTGATACCGACCGGCGTGCAGTTTCATCCGCTGGTGGTGGCACGGGATGAGGCAAGAACACGCTATGCTCTGCCTCCAGATTGTCCGATACTGGTATACGTGGGTAGACTGGCTCGTGAGAAGAACCTGAATCTGCTGCTGGAGATGTTCGTGCTGGTACGGCGTGACGTGCCGAATGTCTTGCTATGGCTGGTGGGTAGCGGCAACGCAGAAGAGGCTCTCCAGAAGCAGGTTCAACGCATGGGGCTGTCCACGGCGGTGCGTTTGCAAGGCAGAGTTCCCCACGAACACATCAGCGCGGTGTACGCAGCGGCGGACCTGTTCGTCTTTCCCTCGGTCACCGAGACGCAGGGGCTGGTGCTCTGGGAGGCGCAGGCGCATGGTCTACCCTGCGTGGTGGTCAACGAAGGCGGCGCGCCCGAATCGGTGCGAGACGGTGTGGACGGCTTGCTGGTGCCTGATGAAGCAAAGGCGTTCGCACAGGCGGTAGTTCGCCTGCTGAAAGATGACGCTCTGCGCCAGCAGATGAGCCGGAACGCCCTGTGCTCGCCGCGGCTGACGCCGGGCGAAATGGCAGAAAGGGTACTGGAAGTGTATCGGCGGGTGCTGGTGCACCCGCCTGTAAACCAGCAGACAGGAGGTTGAATTGGTAGATAGCATCCTTAAACCCATCGCCGAGTGGGTGATAGCGGTTATCTCCTCGATGGGGTACCCGGGCATCGTGCTCCTGATGGCGATAGAGAGCGCATGCATTCCTCTGCCCAGTGAGATTATCATGCCGTTCTCGGGTTATCTAGTATATACTGGTCGATTTGACCTGCACGCGGCGTCGTTCGCCGGCGCACTGGGTTGTGCAGTCGGCTCGGCAGTGGCTTACTGGGTAGGCATCTGGGGCGGCAGACCGTTTTTAGAAAAGTATGGTCGTTATGTGTTGATACGGCGTAAAGACCTGGACGCTGCCGACCGTTTCTTCGAACGATGGGGAATGTGGGCGGTGTTCATCGCCAGACTGCTACCCATTATCCGCACCTTTATCTCGCTGCCAGCAGGTATCAGCCGGATGCCTTTCGTTCCGTTTCTGGTGCTTTCCTTCGTGGGGTCAGTGCCGTGGTGCTACCTGCTGACGTACGTGGGCAAGGTGCTGGGCGAGAACTGGCAGAGCATTCGCAGCTACTTTCACGGGGCGGACGTAGTCGTCGGCATCGCCCTGGCAGCAGGTTTCGCCTTCTGGTTGTGGCACCACCTGAAGCCCGAACCGGCGGAAAGCGAGACACAGAGATAGGTCGAATTGCAAATTGACGAGCAGGCTCGCTCCTGTTATAATGAGCAAAGGGTGGTGAGTATGGCATTGCCGCAGGCGATGGAACCCGGACGCAGGAAAATTACTTTTGAGCAGTTTGTGCAGGCACTGAATGAAGATACCTGTCGGCAATAGATGGGCTGGCGTTGCCTGTAGAGTGGCTTTGGAATCTGCCTCCACTGGTAGAAGCTTTGCAGAAGCTGGGGCTGGTTTAATCTTTCGGGGTAGCCATGCTTGAGGAACTGCGTGAGCTATATCGCTACCGTGAATTGCTTTGGACGCTGGTACTGCGCGAATTGCGCGTGCGCTACAAGAACTCCTATCTAGGCTTTTTCTGGTCGCTGATCGTTCCCCTCGTGACGGTTGCAGTGCTCACCGTTGTTTTCAAGCGCGTGATGGGCATGGTCATCCCGAACTACTCAGCGTATGTGCTGGCGGCGTTTCTGCCCTGGATGTACTTCCAGACGGCGTTGCTGGATTCGTCGCAGTCGGTGTTAGCGCAGATACAGCTGGTGAAAAAGGTGTACTTTCCGCGCGAGGTGCTACCTCTGGCAGCGGTGCTGGCGAATCTGATACACTTCGTGCTCGCGCTGCTGGTGTTTTTCGTCTACCTGCTGGGTTATGTGAGAGCACCCTTAATGCCCGGTGTGGTGTTGCTACCTGTGCTGGTATTTTTCCAGACGCTGCTGATTGCCGGGCTGAGCCTTATCATCTCCTGCCTCAACGTGTTTTATGAGGACACCAAATATATCGTCAGCATCGGCTTGCAGCTGATGTTTTATCTGGTGCCGGTTATCTATTTCTCGGAACAGGTATACCACGCACAACTCGCCTCCCCGGAGTTACAGCACTGGATATACCTGGTATACCACCTGAACCCCATCGCCATGCTGATGACCGCTTACCGCAAAATCCTGCTCCCGCCCATCACCGTTCAGCAGATAGGTGCGGTACAGAAACAAACGTTTGTCTCACTCCCGATGGACTGGGGGTTGCTGGTGGTGGCGTGCGTGGCGTCGGTGGTTATCTTTGTGTTAGGCTACGCTTTCTTCAACAGACGCAAGTGGGACTTTGCGGAGCAGCCATGAAAGACACCGCTATTTTGCTGGAACATGTCTCCAAGAGCTATCGTCTATCACATCAGCCGTACGCGTCGCTGAAGGGTATTTTACTGTCGATGTTCCGGTACCGGCGGCGCATTGAGGTGCATCAGGCGCTCAACGATGTGAGCCTGACCATCCGGCACGGTGAGACGGTGGGCTTAATCGGGGTCAACGGCAGCGGCAAATCTACCCTGCTGGCGATTATCGCGCGTGTCGTTCGCCCCAGTGCGGGCAAGGTTCAGGTAAACGGGCGAGTGGCGCCGTTGTTGCAGCTGGGCGTCGGTTTTCATCCTGACCTGACCGGGCTGGAGAACGTGTATTTTAACGGCATCATTTTAGGGCTGACGCGCCAGCAGATTGCGGAGAGACTCCCCTCCATCGTCCGGTTCGCAGAGCTGGAAGAGTTTATCGACACGCCGGTACGCGCTTACTCATCGGGCATGGTGCTCCGGCTGGGTTTTGCCGTGGCGGTGCATACCGACCCGGAGATTATCCTGATGGATGAGGTGCTGGCGGTGGGCGACGAAGCATTCCAGCATAAATGCTTGCGAAAAATACAGGAATTCCAGCATGAAGGTAGAACCATCTTATTAGTATCACATGACATGAATCAGGTGCGTCAGGTAGCTACCCGCACGGTGTGGTTGCATCAAGGGCGCGTTATGGCTGATGGCGCCACCGACGAGGTAGTGAAACGGTATCTGGCGTTTACCGAGGAGTTAGAAAAGCAAGCGATATAGTAAATACCCGTGTTCGTTTGACCGATACCTCTAGTACTATAAGAAGGTTGATTAGCAATGGGTAACTACTTGCACACTGTCGAGGCGCATCACGCTTTTATTCAGAGGCAGATTCATCACATTTCATCGCGCACAGTGGACGTGGTGAGCGAGGTTCTGCTGGCGGATGCTCAGCAGTACTTTGCCGCAGTGCAGGCAGCGCTATGGACGGTAGATGTCGGCGCGCGCCAGGCGGTGCTCGTAAACGCCGCGCCCCGGTTCGTACCCGAAGACCAGTTTCCCGCCGACGCTCTTGTGGAAGCCGTTTTGCAAACGGCTGAAAGCGGAGATCTTCGTCTCGTCACGCTGGGCAGATTCTCCGCCTGGTTGCACGCCTTTACTGTGGAACCCTACCGTGCGATGTACGTAGCCAGCCTCCTCACCGAGGAACCACTGCCGGAATGCTTGCAAGAGGTGCTACAATCGTGGCTTGCCCTTCTGCGCATTTCGATCGAGCAGCTGCAGGCGCAGGAACACCTTCGTCAAGCGCAACAGCACCATGACAAACGTCTGCAAGAGGTCACCGCGCTGTATGAAATCGGGCAGGCGATGGAGGGGGGCGACCTGCAGGCTCTGCTGAATATGATCACCCGCAAAGCCGCCGAGGTGATGGAAGCACAGGCTTGTTCGCTGATGCTTCTTGATGAAGATGGTCAAACACTGGTCATTCGCTCTAGCTACGGCTTACCAGAAACCATCATAGAGCAGACGCGCGTGCCGTGGGGACAAGGGATTGCTGGCAGAGTAGCTGCCAGTGGTCAGGCGATGTTAATTACCGATCCGCGTAAAGACCCGCGCCTCGCCGGTGAAGATGTGCCATATCGAGATGACATCGAGGCGTCGCTCTGCGTACCGTTACGCGATAGCCATGGCGGGGTGATTGGGGTGCTCAATATTCACCGACGCAAGCCCGCCCCCATCTTTACGGAGCAGGATATGCGTCTGTTCGGCGTATTTGCGATGCAGGCGGCGTCCGCTATCAAACATGCCCAGCTCTATCGCGACCTCAAACAGCGGGTGAACGAGCTGTCGGTACTTTCCGAGCTCAGCGCAGCGGTCAATTCTACGCTGGAGCTCGAGCAGATTTTGCAGCAAACGGCAGATGGTATCGTAGACACCGTGCGATTTGACCGATGCGCTATCTTTTTGCTGGACGACTCGGGGAAGCTGGTCATGCCTCGCGCCGTTCGCGGTTACCGCCGCGAAACGCTGGGTAGCACGCCGGTTCGCGTGGCGGATGGCGTCATCGGGATGGCAGTGCGCACCAAAGAACTGGTGCTCATAGAAAACGCCCAGCGGTCCAGCCAGCCAGCACGGGGGTTTGGCAGGATGCTGGGTACCAATGCGTTC encodes:
- a CDS encoding transport permease protein, giving the protein MLEELRELYRYRELLWTLVLRELRVRYKNSYLGFFWSLIVPLVTVAVLTVVFKRVMGMVIPNYSAYVLAAFLPWMYFQTALLDSSQSVLAQIQLVKKVYFPREVLPLAAVLANLIHFVLALLVFFVYLLGYVRAPLMPGVVLLPVLVFFQTLLIAGLSLIISCLNVFYEDTKYIVSIGLQLMFYLVPVIYFSEQVYHAQLASPELQHWIYLVYHLNPIAMLMTAYRKILLPPITVQQIGAVQKQTFVSLPMDWGLLVVACVASVVIFVLGYAFFNRRKWDFAEQP
- the queA gene encoding S-adenosylmethionine:tRNA ribosyltransferase-isomerase, which translates into the protein MVEQTVEEAARLLEEYHYDLPEEHIAQQPAEPRDGSRLLVLHRQTGQREHRIFRDIVQYLHAGDTLVLNNTRVSARRLRGVKTTGARVEVLLLREVEPGIWEALVRPGRRLLVGSQVILEGRLQAEVTACLPQGVRLLRFEDATAVHCQPLGEIPLPPYIRRKLENEERYQTVYAAVNGSAAAPTAGLHFTPELLQRIREIGVRIVYITLHVGIATFRHPEPEQLAQERLHPEWYTISEEAAEAINNTPGRIVAVGTTCVRALESAATGKRQVQACSGSTELFIMPGFRFQIVEALVTNFHLPASTPLLLTCAFAGKERVFEAYREAIAMGYRFLSFGDAMLIL
- a CDS encoding oxidoreductase codes for the protein MEYVRLGRSGLRVSRLCLGTMNFGPLTSEEDSHAIMDRALELGINFFDTANVYGWKLGEGITEQIIGRWFAKGGGRREKVVIATKVYNPMGNWPNESRLSILHIKRACEDSLRRLQTDYIDLYQMHHVDRDCPWEEVWQAMEQLYREGKILYVGSSNFAGWHITQAQEIAKQRHFMGLVSEQSLYNLTARMIELEVIPACQAYGIGIIPWSPLAGGLLGGVLQGVKEGRRASEGIQKRIEQMRDKLEAWENLCKELGESPANVALAWLLHQPAVTAPIIGPRTVQQLDETMRCLEIKLSEEVLKKLDEIFPGPGGPAPEAYAW
- a CDS encoding 1,2-diacylglycerol 3-glucosyltransferase, with amino-acid sequence MHIAIFSESYPPVTNGVAVSVSTLRRELLRRGHRVTVITARHPQAPAQEEDVIRLPSFTWLFAPDYPLPQPRPLPGLHRFFRENRVDVIHVQIPFLLGVIGLRMGRRYGIPVVAHYHTLYDRYLHYAPVAPQGALRALLWWHLRRFYRRVQAVIVPSRFAGQYLQRFGVQSRAVEVIPTGVQFHPLVVARDEARTRYALPPDCPILVYVGRLAREKNLNLLLEMFVLVRRDVPNVLLWLVGSGNAEEALQKQVQRMGLSTAVRLQGRVPHEHISAVYAAADLFVFPSVTETQGLVLWEAQAHGLPCVVVNEGGAPESVRDGVDGLLVPDEAKAFAQAVVRLLKDDALRQQMSRNALCSPRLTPGEMAERVLEVYRRVLVHPPVNQQTGG
- a CDS encoding alkaline phosphatase, with the translated sequence MVDSILKPIAEWVIAVISSMGYPGIVLLMAIESACIPLPSEIIMPFSGYLVYTGRFDLHAASFAGALGCAVGSAVAYWVGIWGGRPFLEKYGRYVLIRRKDLDAADRFFERWGMWAVFIARLLPIIRTFISLPAGISRMPFVPFLVLSFVGSVPWCYLLTYVGKVLGENWQSIRSYFHGADVVVGIALAAGFAFWLWHHLKPEPAESETQR
- a CDS encoding ABC transporter ATP-binding protein; protein product: MKDTAILLEHVSKSYRLSHQPYASLKGILLSMFRYRRRIEVHQALNDVSLTIRHGETVGLIGVNGSGKSTLLAIIARVVRPSAGKVQVNGRVAPLLQLGVGFHPDLTGLENVYFNGIILGLTRQQIAERLPSIVRFAELEEFIDTPVRAYSSGMVLRLGFAVAVHTDPEIILMDEVLAVGDEAFQHKCLRKIQEFQHEGRTILLVSHDMNQVRQVATRTVWLHQGRVMADGATDEVVKRYLAFTEELEKQAI
- a CDS encoding multidrug ABC transporter ATP-binding protein, with the protein product MLEVTNLYKSFRSVRAVNGLSLHVQPGEIVGLLGPNGAGKTTTLRCICGILRPDAGQIVVGGYVLAKQEQQAKRLMAFIPEVPNPYELLTVREHIQFVAMCYDTMDTFRERIGELLHRFDLKEKEHDLVATLSKGMRQKLAVACAFVHNAKVFLCDEPLIGIDPKGQHELKSELQRLRDEGCAILVSTHQLDTAERLCDRVIIMQAGRKLAEGTLAELQAQAQMADSTLEQVFLRLTEEAEDVGAVVSDVATSGQ